ATATTGTAAGTACCACAAGGCACTCAAAAATAGTTGCGGCCATCACTTAGTAAGCGATCAGTTTATTAAACTACCCTTGGGGTGACGATTCCCTGGATGCCAATAGGCTAAGCCACTTCGTGCTTCAAAGAGTACCTTAAAAGTGGTTCCCGGTTGTTTTTAATTCGTATAACAGTCGTAAaaccatgtcaaaagcctttatGGCgacttgaataactttgacaaaactttaaaaaaataactttgaccGATCATTTACCCTTCGAACAAGaaaaacaatcttatgtattaactcaaaacaaaaaaaatgacaGTATTCCTATTTTACTATTCATTTCTTGCCGTCaactgtagtaaaaaaaaacatattattattttcagaggTTCAATACAGTATGCGGCTCTAGGTTTGCTGAAACGGACAGACCCAAAGGATTCCTGGAAGATACACAATATAAAAAGGATCATAATCCATCCAGAATACAAGTCGCCGACGAAATACCACGATATAGCACTTTTGGAGACAACCACAGAGTACGTGTGAATTATCTTTATACTGTTCCTATAACAGCGATGATAGTTGAGTCACACTCTACGCAAATTTCTGTTCGAACCTAAAGCAgaacaccaatgacttttcgcaGATGTTCGAATGGTGAAGGAAAATGAAGGTTCTTAAGGGAAAAAAGTCCTAGCACttagctagcgtggtggactaagcTTGGTCccttccctcattccgggagtaGAAAGATTCGTGTACCACTCGAATCATAGGCGCAGTGAACTTTAGTCTgccagaatttaaaaaatattgtcttatttCTTAAGGTCGAAGACCTCATCCAATTCCTCCGgactttctctctctctctgtttTTCTAGCCACACTTCCCTATCGAATactaactaaattattaatGCCTAAAATTTTTCAGGATAAAATTTGGACCGGATTTATTGCCCGCATGCCTGGATATCGCGGTTCTGCCAAAGCCGTACGCTGATGCATCAGGCTGGGGTACCTTGGGACATAAAAAAATGGTCGCAGACAACTTACAAGTGGTAAGGAAATTGTAAATATAGAAAATGTGTGTAGTAGTAGCCAtgagaaattattatttctcgaaaataaatataatgtaattgttCGTTTGGCTTTTTTCAAGGTATATTTGGAAGAATTCACGGAAGAACGGTGCTCTGAAATCTACCAACCTCACCGTCACTTGAAGCAGGGCTATGATCATGAGAAACAGATGTGTTACGGCTCCGCGTCACAGATTGTTGACACTTGCGAGGTAATACACGTTTTAAtacttgtacataataatataattcgacTGTAAATGCAATTctccaccactatcgactaccgacccaaaaagttttaaagaaaatctgatcagcgcctccaacgggcgtcgtatgaactatttctgctgtacattttaaatttcaagctCTCGTAatttgatagtaccgactgtacagaatcttGCTACTGTTCTTCAACATCATTGCTATGTAAAGTCTACCCGTGACCAAGACCGGTGTAACAGGGTCAAAACTTAGGGTAACAAACTTATcactttaaatgaaattttaccTGACAGTGTTAAGACTTTCTTGAAATAGCCTTATCAGTTTATTAATACAAATCtgaagcttgctacacacatatccGGTTCGACATTAACCGGCCTAGCTGGGCTGCAAAACCAAATACGTACAAGATCGGCACAAGCCAAAACAAATGAGACGAGTCCGTTTTGTTACTCGGTAGTTTTACCAAGCCGAAAGCCGAACCACCATATTCGTAAAGCAAGCCTTAAGCTACTCGGTTGAAGATTATGATACAATAATCTTGACGTCTCATTTCTGTTGTCCAGGGTGACAGCGGTGGTCCTCTCCAGACGAATCAGTTCAAGTGCCTGTACACAGTAGTAGGTGTGACGTCATACGGCAAGGACTGCGGCGAGCTTGGTGTCGCCGGGATGTACACGCGCGTCTCTTACTATGTACCCTGGATCGAGAGCGTCGTGTGGCCAGGGGAATCACCTGACGTCTAATACTACTTcgatttgtaataaaacttcAGTTTTCAGCATGATACCTTTATTATTCAGTAATGGGATGGTTGCCTAAATTCGTAGCCTCAAGACCACTTTTATATCCTAACAGCCTAAATGTCgttttttttagaatttaatatttacctgatttttttaaagtagttatGTTAATTTTCTGGTAGCCGAGTTACTgactttattttacttacatgacattgaaaaatttcaaaaaatccAAGATGTACAAATTGCCCAGCcgtttttaaattgtgttaggtttgatttaaaaataatttctattcaCCTATCATCTTAGTATTAGCTTCTTCATCTTCGACGTCGTCATTCGCAAACTTCCCATGATTGAAATAATTCTCAATTTCTTGCAACGTCTTATCTTTTGTCTCCGGCATTATgaagtacaatattaataaagaaactCCCATAATACTGCCATATACTGCGAAAAATCCATATACCTTTATGCTATCAAGTAAATGTGGGGTTGATTTTAAACCGACCATTAAACAGGAAGATATCCAGACTCCTGAAAGGGCTGTACCAACCCCTCTATGAGCTAGAGGGAACACCTCCCCAACTAACGCCAAAGGAATGGGAGCGCAGCCCAAATTAGcaagtataaaatatactacaagTAATGATGTAGGTATCCAGGTCTCTTTTCCAGAAATGATTTCTTTTGAAGCTAAAAATAGGTATAAGCATACAGATATGAGGACTCCAATTGCTGCAAATCCTGAAGAAAATAACAAAGTCCTTCGGTTCATGACTTTGACGAGAAATGATGCGAATACCGCACTTGCTGTTATGGTGACATCGATTCCTAGAGTGTAGTAGAATGATAAAGAAGTCTCCCCAGTgatgtttttcattatttgaagAGCATAAACCAGGAATATGTGTCTCCCACTCATTTCTAACACTATAGTAGCCAAAATCATTATTAGAAACGGTTTCAAGAAATCCTTTTGCGTAAATTTTCTAAAGAAACCAGTTAACTGGTCGGTGATAGTCAGTTTCTTTTTCTGCTTGGACAATTTCGCTTTTTGTGCCTTGATTGTGTCTCCAAATTCTTTCCGAGAATCTTCGTGTTCACCTCTAAGCCAGAAAAAAGCCTGTTCACTTTTTTCGTACTGTCGTTTCGAGGCCAACCACGAAGGACTTTCTGGCCACGTGTAAATGATTATTAGTGCAATAATTAGGGGTATTAGAGCAATAAGGGCGATGGTTCTCCAATGCAAATATCTGCTAATTATATGCATGCAGAGAGCTCCGAGGCAGACGGATGCATTCTTCAAGTACAGAAATACTCCTCTGTATTTTGGGCTGGTGTATTCTCCAATGACTATGGCTCCTAAAGACACTGTTCCTGCCGAAGACAATCCCCCTAGCAACCTCCCAACCATCAATGTTGGGACATCATTGGCTAAGTATATGATCAGCCAGCCAAAAGCTCCAGGCAACATGATAAGGCCATGAGTTGCCCTTCTTCCATACAGGTCCATCAAAAGGGATGATAATAGGAAGCCTGCTATGCCAGATATACCCACGATTGAACCTAAAATATCAAATGACTATTGTCAACACAAAAATGCACCATTATTTTCATAGCAGTCCAAATACAAGCAGGGTGATATTTTAAGCGCAACTTTTTTGTTACAAACTAGTAAAAATAGAAGGTATGGTTATCGATTTGAggcttttaacaattttttcaTCATGTGAAACCATTATTTCAGGTATATTAATACTGCTTAAAGTAGCGAATATCACTATAGTAGACCCGGACAAAAAAATCGTGACCATCGACAATGGATACATTCTTGACAATATCTCTCATAACACGATTTATAGAACCTTTCAAATAATTccaatcaataaaaacaaataaacaaaaaaaaattagaagaCTCGAGAACCTCCTCTTTTTTTCAAGTCGGTTGAAAACGTCACAATTTTGTTTCGAAAAGTGATGATTTAAAATTCTTTACTTGAGAAAAGCCCTCTTATATTTACCCAGCCATGATGATGTATGGAGATTAACTTTGATTGGTGAATCAGGCTGGTTCAGTGCTGGCAGCAGGCTGGAGGGATAGCTGAGCATCAGACCCTGTCCGAACATGTTCATCAGCACCGCTGACATGGTCCATGTCTGAAACATAATATGATAGATttaacccaacccgcacttggctagcgtggtggactcactCAAGGCCTACGCCCTCGCTCATTACGGctagagacccttgcccagcagtgggacattaatttactatttttataatttattatagtccCACTACTGCTGTGCACGGTTTTCCAGAGGTATGTGGTAAGGGTTAGGTCCTTGTACCTCGCAcgtggccagcgtagtggacacAAGTCCACGTGCGAGGTAGCACTTTGCATGATTATAATAGAAATGCTTCTACGGCGCAGTCGGTAGTACTCGACTTCTGATCACAATTATATGCTAGTCTTGGGTTCGATACCTGGGTTTCGGAATTATCGGTCTTTTAGAATTTATATCAGAATACTTCTCAATAATAACCCCAAATGTGGCAATAGCCTCGTCCTCTATTAAATGGTAACTAACTAACTGATACTAACATCGTTAATATCGAAAGgtaacagacgtgatattatattCCACTTTTGTCAATGTCTCagttttctaataattattttttagtaatcaactgagacataataaaataactataaaaagcCCATAAAAGTCCTTTTTGagacattatttatgtatatgtaagCAGTTAcacaacattattataatatagaaagattttaggtaaataataatgatcaaATCATCGAGTGGTCTCATAAAACTATCTCATAAATAAGTTGGAAAATCCAGATTTCGTAAGTCTCTGcaaggtaggtatattaaaacaaattaacccattactgccctACATCGAAGTGCCCTACTCCATATTTCGGAAGACACGTAAAATTTTGCGTCCTGTAGCGAAATTTTCTgtagtcagtactgtcgagtatcgaaagtttgacatttaaaatatgttgcaaacacgctttaaaattgtttactacatttatgagggcatgcaaagtccagaatccgcatttggccagcacagtgaacttaaggcctaaccccttcctcgtttggtAGGTTACCCTTGCTCAGTGTTGATAttgtatagtacaattttaaaaaatacatagtaacTTTACATACCTGTCTTATCAGCGGGGTCGTCATTTTGCTAAAGAACCTTCATTCTATGAACACAGAATTAAAACTAAacgttgttaatttattataatagtttctgCTTACGTCAAACCCGTGTGAAccagttataataaaatgggcggcgcagtggttatggtCGCCTCGCCACTACTATGGCGTCGgaaagtcgtgggttcgattcccacacggaacaattaattatttgtgcgaacataaatagttgtttccaCAATCTGATctggatctggttgtactttgtgtccattgtttgtgttgtaaaagtccccgcgacacaaagcATTTCTAAGTGCGGAAGtcttgttttaaacaaaaataaggaaagaagcaaactacattttaaaatttgttatatttattaattactcaaTGGCACTGGAGTTTTGCTGGTGAGAGATGTCTGTATGTATGGATTGGCCCAAGGCCAAATTCCCTTTACAGTATGTCTTCAACAGAAAACATGTCGTGCCGAACCCACGTGCAATAAAGACAAGAAAAATTTTAGGCGCtggatttatttattcatcaacCATCTTCTCATTGGCTTCTTCATCTTCGTCTTCAACATATGAAAACTTTCCATAATTGAAATAGTTTTCAATTTCTTGCAAGGTTTTGTCTTTAGTCTCCGGCATTATGAAGTACAATATCAATAAAGAAATTCCCATGATCCCGCCGTACACAGCGAAGAAACCATACGCTCTTACAGTAACAAGTAAATAAGGAGTTGATTGAAGGCCTCCCATCAGACATATGGAAATCCATAACCCAATTACAGCGGTACCAACTCCTCTATGAACTAATGGGAAGACCTCTCCTACCAAAGTAAGAGGAATAGGGGCACAGCCTAAATTAGCAAGAATGAAATAAACAACTAACAATGATATAGGTATCCAAGTTTTATCACTAGGTATGATTTTCTTCGATGCAAGTAATAGATAAAGGCACACGATCATAAGGACTCCTACTGCTGAGAAACCTGTAGAAAATAACAAAGTGCGTCGTTTCATGATTTTGACTAGGACTGAGGATAGAACTGCACTTGCAGACATTATGAAGTCGATACCTAGAGCGTAGTAAAACGACTGAGATGATTCCCCAGTTATATCTTTCATTATGTGCAGAGCATAAGCAGGGAATACGTGCCGACCGCTCATTTCAAATACAATTGTAGCCAGTATCATAATCAGACAAGGcttcaaaaaatctttttgagtatattttctGTAGCAATTCCTAATTTTATCACAGAAACTTGTCTTAGTTTTCATTTTCGATAATTTTGCTTTCTGTGCTTTGATTGTTTCTCTGAGCTCTCGTTCAGACGCTTCGCTGTTTCCCCTAAGCCAGTGGAAGGCTTCTTCGCATTTTTTGTATTGGTGTTTAGTGACCAGCCAAGCAGGGCTTTCAGGCCAGGTGTAGATGATGATGGGTGCGATAACAAACGGTACTTGTGACACCAGCGCTATAGATCTCCAGTCCAGGTGTCGACTTATAATATGCATGCACATAGCACCGAGACAGACTGCTGCATTTTTGAGGTATAAGTACACTCCTCTGTACTCCGGGGCCGTATACTCTCCAATAACAATAGCTCCTAAGGATAAAGTAGCAGTTGCAGAGAAACCTCCCAAGAACCGTCCCGTCATGAGAACCGGGATGTCTTCTGCGAAGTATACCATCAACCAGCCGATTATTCCCGGTAGTATGAGTAAGCCATGAGCTATTCTTCTGCCGTATAGGTCCATGAGTGCTGATGACACGAGGAACCCAGGGATACCAGCTACCCCTACGATTGACCCTGaaattgacaatattttgtttacaaaattgaACACTTACTGTTTCATGACCGTTTAATATTACATTCTAAATTAGCTGACATTGACATGAATAAGCAATTTTTTGCAACCTTTGCTTTTCCTAGTAATTGTATTTATACACTAGCTGTACCAAGCGGTTCCGTTTTTGTGTCCAGTGCCTCAATAATTATGGTAcaatgaacaataaaaaactatctATGGTGGTGaagtacaataaatacaatattccaacaacttaatagagaaccttgtatgcaaggATCGCGGCTTGCGAGGTAcagaaattttataatttagaatgCGGTTTAACTAGTTCAactgtttagttttattttcaatagaCAATGACGAAGGAAATGTCAAATGTaagagaataaaaaatatgtatgtacgcTATATTATAACAATGACAATAACAacaatgtcctcctagccgatatccggctacggcggtcaggttaattgaaactggccatctgtgcaggatttttttaaagtgtccATGTGTGTGCActatacacaggtacactcactttcctttactctcataacTTGGTGGGACgaataaccgacacgaccagtgagaggtcaggcgcagaaccaacggctttacgtgctctccgaggcacggactTTTTTATTACTGGTTGAACAAAAGAttaaacaaatcatttaaatattacagaACAATgagattgttttattatttattctttcttttgttttattattttaaatgctgaAGTCACTCCTCATTGGCCTctttgagttcgattcccgggtcagaCAAAGGgccattgttattatttttattagtttttagtttCATCATGACGTTAAccactgataatataattaattcaaatacaCACGTGACTTTGATAAGTCATTAGTATCTCCGGTTCGAACCATGGACCACTTGTGTAGGAGGTGCATGCTGACACCACTCAGCTTTCATTGTTTTCACCAAACCCTCTCCCCACTCTCCCCCTATTACCTaggacttacattgttaatggtgaaacattTGCATTTCATACACCCCTGTCTACACTTtggggtataacaggcgtgatatactatttttaaattatgattatgGTTACaatattactgaatctaccactagctcagaAAAGTAGctagccttatgagaagagctagcaagaaactcacggccactcttttcaatcgctaaaatatttacaatgtggttgatacaataattaattgatcatgcaaggagctgccaacaatcagcgatatagactaaacgtcaattatgaGTAATGAAAACGAATATGGCTAGGTaattcaatcgcgtttaagacccgttgcattataatattatgcgtactagtcgcgagagtttaaaaacgttatagctaagttattaattaaaatgatgtaCCAAGCCATCGAGGCGCCTATAgacagttgcactcaccggtcggtaaacgatctgtgggttaagcaaccgatggcgcggtcattccatagatgggtgagcgcatagtggtatttgagctgggcgtctccgtgcttcggagggcacgtaaaaagtcgcccccggctgttgtctactaagataacagtcgttaagccatgtcaaaggcctctcgggcggcttgaacaactttgaaactaggttgaccactaaccatacgacaaacaaacaaaccaagcCATGATGACGTATGAAGGTCAGTTTTGATGGGCGAGTCAGGTTGGTTGAGAGCTGGCAGAAGACTGGAAGGGTAGCTGAGTACCATGCCTTGTCCAAACATGTTGATCAGCACAGCTGACATCGTCCATGTCTGAAAGAGAACAGAAGGTCAGGAAAATTAATATCGTTTTACAAACCTTTAGATCCTTAAGACCACAAATCTTTTTTGGCAAGGTAATATGACGGGAAagaatataagttattttataaaatatgaaacaccGCGAATAAACTCGAAGACATTgtaaaaagataattaaataaatagtacgaATCCTAagcaatttttttgtaaaatattttataatataattctgtGAAATTTATCGagcaaatgtatttttgtttatgtacatTATGCAACTTTAATCAATTTACCATAACTACAAGAAAATctacaataattaatatatttattgagccattttcttttcaaatttcAACATATAGGTAACAAGTTAACAAATTATGGTATCTCttacttattacttaatttatttgtatgtaaataataatttcataaaaataaattcaaatcagtgaaattattatttacataagaaatattaaattacaaaattattgtactAGAAAAAAATGCATGTAAACTTATatctaaatgtaattaatataatgattgctttacaatattgaaaaaaaaaaacattttaggtgtcaaaataaatataaaaatgaatctatTTTGCTGTTTTAGAGCTCGAAAATGTTATTGCATCTCAAAGAAATGTCTATTATATATTTCggtaaaacacaaaaaaaacaaagacaaaaaaaaatgtttcatttacCTGTCGTATTAATGGAGTCGTCATTTTTCAAACACAAATTTTCATGCTGAACTCACACTctatcttaataaaaattattccgTAGTTTTTTGAAACAAGACCTTTATTCACTTAAAACTACGtaaatactgttttttaattatttaatattaatgtgaaTGCGTGTGAACAGTTTTGTATTGTCGTATTTGTGGCAAAGATTTATTAGAACACTAGGTTTTACACCTGActttgtttgtacattttattacactaCAAAATTACTGTATCACTGTACGGCAAAACTATCACTAATTTAAACGTGGACTATAGTCGTGATTATAGTCAGTCGAACcggttataaatataatatcgttTGACAATAAAAGTCGTTTGTTTAATGCAAATTACACCTTAATccaaataaacaaatgaaatgaaatattttgaggtCAAAAACCTGACTATAATTTTGGTCATAGGACATTTATGGTCAATTGATGATTCTACGAAAAACGAATATGAGGTAACCTTTCGTacgttttgaaatattatactgtttgtttcgaaataataataagatacaATAAAAGGTATGCTCATCGAATATTGCTGACTCCAAGCGTGTCAGcgaaaattaatatattagaaCTAAATGTCCTAgtggtaattttatttgttcacgatattaatttctaaaatcTGACCACCAATCTTACCGTAGAATATAGGGTCATATCCCAGGTAATTTTGCTGCCCACAGCAAAGTTACCTGGGATATGACGCGGCTGCCTATCGGACCCCCAGGTCCGATAGGCAGCCGcgtcatgtaaaacactggtattcagctgcatccggtgagactgaaggactccaacatagcttggaagaaaggctaatttgatttattaattttcgaaGAACAATAGTTAACTTTTACCTTCTTACCTATACCTAAATACCTATCTTCGAGACATAATTTAGTATATAATTAGAAGATTGTATCAGGCGCGGTTTTCTGCATATGATACTTTAGGTGAGCGCTCGgttgatataaaaattatttgaaaaaatagttcgtatggaatacgctaggggcgcttatcactatttaataaaaaaatgatagtTCATCTGTTCTAGTGTTAGTTCATACAgacacttaattttttttcagtatatgtttttatagtattctatgtatagctttttgttttttgtttacgtAAATGATACGTAATTTGAGCATTACCTGCGTCATGggaatatgaataaaacaaaaatcaaaatgtcGCGTGTAATTGCATTAACTGACAGTTAAacaattcataattattaatttaattacggcatttaaacaatttattgttatagcaGAAACAAAAGATCTAGAAAAAGTATTGCAAAAGTGTGGGTTTCTTGCCAGGTTTTCAAATTGGCCCTACcctccgaactggcggtaaataaatacataaattatataaaattataaataaacaaatttgatTTTGAGAATTTCTGGGTACAATGCGTGCtcgcgttaattctcgtattctattaAACAGGCTATTAGTTAGACGGCTGTTCAAACGATAAAAGCATCGTTCTGCTACATTGGAATACATGAattaaatttccaaaaaaaatgttcagcGTAGGGCACTTcaatttaaaggttttaaagAAGTTTCTAAAAAAGTtgaatgccaccaaaaacattctgtataaacctcaagtctcgcagctgagtctttctggcgtaaaaagtagtgagatctatataataccaagtcgattaatctatttcgtctctacttaaaggaccttctgtcttaagttattacataagttattatcatgccaatattaaaaatattttacgtttaaaacaaatagaccgacctggccatcgcatgatttgtatgtattacactacacagcacgacgagtagttaatgctcctgaaattttaatggcgaatttgtgtttttatgcgatgaccaagtcgatctatttgttttaaacgttaaatagttttaatattggcatgataataacttatgtaataacttaagacagaaggtcctttaagtagagacgaaatagattaatcgacttggtattatatagatctcactactttttacgccagaaagactcagctgcgagacttgaggtttatacagaatgtttttggtggcatctcacttctttttgtagaacgaacataagtccaatttgtatggaaagacgttttttcttacaattcaacatattttcctatgggaatgttgttcagtttcatgggctaaacactcttacccaccctatattccctcccgttatgcctcatatagtatgtacctatctacacctattatttatttattattttctacagtaataatgaagtaataatgattcattaactgcaaatgtaaccttgtaatcttatacatttatataggattacaaagttattgttgcagttggtgtatttagaaaactggaccgaaattagaaaatattaaatttttcccaagattaagacactaaaccctatttgtattctaaattttaagcttctaagtctgctagaagtaccttagacttttgatgatcggtgagtcagtgagtcagtgaatcagtgagtgacaaaattcaaaattttaacaagttgtcattcttaaactactggatcaaattgactgaaattttaaatataccgtgtttatacaatgactgattagttgctgaaaattcaggcttcttgttttatccacaacgacattgtaggggggtcgaaaatagcccgaattgcttcgagaaaagatggtacggccgtgccgcttttttttgctcgacttgcgggggcacttccgtgcccccagattactCTGTGTCATGAattcaatacaataaatacGGTTTAATAAAACGGCCATTATTTTAcccaaataatttatatttcatccTTTAACATTTTCGTGTTCACTTCTTCCTCTTCTACTATTTCGTTCGTAAACTTGCCATAGTTAAAATAATTCTCAATTTCTTGCAACGTCCTATCTTTTGTTTCTggcattataaaatataggaCAACCAAAGAAACTCCCATAATACTGCCATATACAGCGAAAAATCCGTATGCTTTAATACTAACGAGTAAATAAGGGGTTGACTGTAAGCCTGCACCGAAACATATCGATATCCAGATTCCAGAGAGGGCTGAACCAACCCCTCTATGAGCTAGAGGAAACACCTCCCCAACTAACGTCAAAGGTATGGGTGCGCAGCCcaaatttgcaaaaataaaatacaacaccAGTAATGATATTGGTATCCATGTTTTGTCATTAGGAAGAATgtttcttgaagccaaaaagagGTACAAACAGACTGACATTAATACTCCTACAGCTGCAAAGCCTGTGGAGAATAATAAAGTACGACGGTTCATGATTTTGACGAGAATTGATGCGAAGATGGCGCTTGTGGTCATGATAAAGTCGATGGCGAGGGCATAGTAAAATGACTGAGTCTTCTCTCCAGTAATATCTGCCATTATATGAAGGGCATAAGCAGGGAACACATGCCTGCCACTCATTTCTAACACTGTAGTagctaataacataacaaaaaaaggCTTCAAGAATTCCTTTTGAGTGAACTTTCTAAAGAAGTTCATAATCTGTTCAAAacaactgtattttattttcaattttgataGTCTAGCCTTCTGACAGTTGATAGTGTCTTCCAATTCCTTTCGTGATTCTGCTGTATTGCCCCTGAGCCAGTAGAAAGACCTTTCACATTCCTCATATTGATACTTGGACACCAGCCAGGCAGGACTTTCGGGCCACGTGTAGTTGAT
This Anticarsia gemmatalis isolate Benzon Research Colony breed Stoneville strain chromosome 25, ilAntGemm2 primary, whole genome shotgun sequence DNA region includes the following protein-coding sequences:
- the LOC142984013 gene encoding facilitated trehalose transporter Tret1-like encodes the protein MTTPLIRQTWTTSGVLINMFGQGMALSYPSSLLPALNHPDSPIKINLHASSWLGSIAGVAGIPGFLIASVLMDLYGRRVAHGLTMLPGVAGWLIIYFAQDITTLMIGRFLCGFTSTATVSLGAIVIGEYSCPKYRGVYLYLKNATVCMGAMCMHIISRHLDWRTIALVSLIPPVFALIINYTWPESPAWLVSKYQYEECERSFYWLRGNTAESRKELEDTINCQKARLSKLKIKYSCFEQIMNFFRKFTQKEFLKPFFVMLLATTVLEMSGRHVFPAYALHIMADITGEKTQSFYYALAIDFIMTTSAIFASILVKIMNRRTLLFSTGFAAVGVLMSVCLYLFLASRNILPNDKTWIPISLLVLYFIFANLGCAPIPLTLVGEVFPLAHRGVGSALSGIWISICFGAGLQSTPYLLVSIKAYGFFAVYGSIMGVSLVVLYFIMPETKDRTLQEIENYFNYGKFTNEIVEEEEVNTKMLKDEI
- the LOC142983877 gene encoding facilitated trehalose transporter Tret1-like isoform X1: MTTPLIRQTWTMSAVLINMFGQGMVLSYPSSLLPALNQPDSPIKTDLHTSSWLGSIVGVAGIPGFLVSSALMDLYGRRIAHGLLILPGIIGWLMVYFAEDIPVLMTGRFLGGFSATATLSLGAIVIGEYTAPEYRGVYLYLKNAAVCLGAMCMHIISRHLDWRSIALVSQVPFVIAPIIIYTWPESPAWLVTKHQYKKCEEAFHWLRGNSEASERELRETIKAQKAKLSKMKTKTSFCDKIRNCYRKYTQKDFLKPCLIMILATIVFEMSGRHVFPAYALHIMKDITGESSQSFYYALGIDFIMSASAVLSSVLVKIMKRRTLLFSTGFSAVGVLMIVCLYLLLASKKIIPSDKTWIPISLLVVYFILANLGCAPIPLTLVGEVFPLVHRGVGTAVIGLWISICLMGGLQSTPYLLVTVRAYGFFAVYGGIMGISLLILYFIMPETKDKTLQEIENYFNYGKFSYVEDEDEEANEKMVDE
- the LOC142983989 gene encoding facilitated trehalose transporter Tret1-like — its product is MTTPLIRQTWTMSAVLMNMFGQGLMLSYPSSLLPALNQPDSPIKVNLHTSSWLGSIVGISGIAGFLLSSLLMDLYGRRATHGLIMLPGAFGWLIIYLANDVPTLMVGRLLGGLSSAGTVSLGAIVIGEYTSPKYRGVFLYLKNASVCLGALCMHIISRYLHWRTIALIALIPLIIALIIIYTWPESPSWLASKRQYEKSEQAFFWLRGEHEDSRKEFGDTIKAQKAKLSKQKKKLTITDQLTGFFRKFTQKDFLKPFLIMILATIVLEMSGRHIFLVYALQIMKNITGETSLSFYYTLGIDVTITASAVFASFLVKVMNRRTLLFSSGFAAIGVLISVCLYLFLASKEIISGKETWIPTSLLVVYFILANLGCAPIPLALVGEVFPLAHRGVGTALSGVWISSCLMVGLKSTPHLLDSIKVYGFFAVYGSIMGVSLLILYFIMPETKDKTLQEIENYFNHGKFANDDVEDEEANTKMIGE
- the LOC142983877 gene encoding trehalose transporter 1-like protein isoform X2 codes for the protein MRVKERSIVGVAGIPGFLVSSALMDLYGRRIAHGLLILPGIIGWLMVYFAEDIPVLMTGRFLGGFSATATLSLGAIVIGEYTAPEYRGVYLYLKNAAVCLGAMCMHIISRHLDWRSIALVSQVPFVIAPIIIYTWPESPAWLVTKHQYKKCEEAFHWLRGNSEASERELRETIKAQKAKLSKMKTKTSFCDKIRNCYRKYTQKDFLKPCLIMILATIVFEMSGRHVFPAYALHIMKDITGESSQSFYYALGIDFIMSASAVLSSVLVKIMKRRTLLFSTGFSAVGVLMIVCLYLLLASKKIIPSDKTWIPISLLVVYFILANLGCAPIPLTLVGEVFPLVHRGVGTAVIGLWISICLMGGLQSTPYLLVTVRAYGFFAVYGGIMGISLLILYFIMPETKDKTLQEIENYFNYGKFSYVEDEDEEANEKMVDE